The genomic window AGCAGGAGGCTGTGGCCGCGGCTCGTCCGGCCGGCCGCTGCCGTGCTGTCCGGTGCGCTGCTCTACGCGAGCTTCCCGCCGCGGCCCCTCTGGTGGCTGGTACTGCCCGGCTTCGCCCTGCTGGGATGGGTCCTGACCGCGCGCAGACCGCGCGCCGCGTTCGGACTCGGTCTCCTCACGGGACTGGGCTTCATGCTGCCCCTTCTGCACTGGACGGGTGAGGAGGTCGGCCCCGTCCCGTGGCTCGCGCTCGCGTTCGCCGAGGCGCTGTTCATCGCCGCCGGCTGCGTGGGGATCAGCGCGGTCTCCCGGCTGCCCTGCGCCCCGGTGTGGGGAGCCGCCGTCTGGACCCTGGACGAGGCGCTCCGGGCGCGGGTCCCGTTCGGGGGCTTCCCCTGGGGCAAGATCGCCTTCGGCCAGGCCGACGGCGCGTTCCTGCCGCTCGCCGCTCTGGGCGGCACCCCCCTGCTGTCCTTCGCCGTCGTGCTGTGCGGCTTCGGGCTGCTCGATGCCGCCCGCCAGGTACGCCGGTACCGTGCCACCGGCACCGTGCCCCGCGCCGCGGTGGTGGCCGCGGCGGCCGCCGTCGCGGCTCCTGTCGCCGCCGCGCTCGCCACGCTCCCGCTCGTAAACGACTCGCCCGAGGACGGCACGGCCACGGTCGCCGCGATCCAGGGCAACGTGCCGAGACTGGGGCTCGACTTCAACGCGCAGCGCCGTGCGGTCCTCGACAACCACGCCGCCCGGACGGAGCAGCTCGCCCGCGACGTGAAGGCGGGCAAGGTGCCGCAGCCCGACCTCGTCCTCTGGCCCGAGAACTCCTCCGACCTCGACCCGTACCGCAACCCCGACGCCCGCCAGGTCATCGACGATGCCGTACGGGCCATCGGCGCCCCCACGGTCGTCGGCACGGTCGTCACGCCGGACACCGGTCCGCTCCGCAACACCCTGATCCAGTGGGACCCGAAAAGCGGTCCCGTCGCCACCTACGACAAGCGGCACATCCAGCCGTTCGGCGAGTACATGCCGATGCGGTCCTTCGTGCGCCTCTTCAGCAAGGACGTCGACCGGGTGCAGCGGGACTTCGGCCCCGGCACGAAGGTCGGGGTGTTCGACCTGGCGGGCACCAAGGTGGGGCTCGTGACCTGCTACGAGGCCGCGTTCGACGACGCCGTGCGGGACACCGTCGAGCACGGTGGCCGGCTCATCGCCGTACCGAGCAACAACGCGACCTTCGGACGCAGCGAGATGACCTACCAGCAGCTCGCGATGAGCCAGGTTCGGGCGGTCGAGCACGGCCGGTCCGTCGTCGTGCCGGTCACCAGTGGCGTGAGCGCCGTGATCCGGCCGGACGGCACCATCGTGAAGAAGACGAAGATGTTCACCCCGGACGCCCTGGTCGACGAGGTGCCCCTGCGTTCCTCGCTCACACCGGCCACCCGGATGGGGACACTCCCGGAGGGCGTCCTCGCGCTCCTCGCCGTCGCCGGCCTCGGCTGGGCCGTGGTCCGCTCCGTGCGCACGAGGACGGCCCGGAAGGACGCCCCGGCCGGCCGGGAGAACGCGGGAGCGGCCACGTAGGCTCGCTCCATGGCTACTCCAGACTTCATCCGTGACATCCGTGCGACCGCAGGCCACCAACTGCTCCTGCTGCCCGGAGTCACCGCCGTCGTCTTCGACGACGACGGCAGGGTGCTGCTCGGCCGGCGGTCCGACACGGGCAACTGGTCGGTCGTCGGCGGAATCTGCGAGCCCGGCGAGGAGCCCGCGGCGACGGCGGAGCGCGAGGTGTACGAGGAGACGGCCGTGCGCTGCGTCGCGGAACGGGTGGTGCTCACCCAGGCCCTCAAGCCCGTGCAGTACGCCAACGGCGACCGCTGCCAGTACCTCGACGTCACCTTCCGCTGCCGTGCCGTCGGAGGAGAGGCGCGCGTGAACGACGACGAGTCGCTCGAAGTCGCCTGGTTCGACGTGGACGCGCTGCCGCCGCTGAACGAGTTCTCGCTGTTCCGTATCAAGCAGTCCCTGACGGACGGCCCCACCTGGTTCGAGCCGACCCCCGCGGCCTGACACGGCGTCGACGGGCCGGCACAGGGCATGACAGTGACACGGGCGGCGGTGTCCCGGTGACCTCCCCAGGTCCATGGGACGACCGCTTTCCGTGTTGCCGTCAGGAGCTCACGCGCCCTCGTGCGACCGTGGAGCCGTCTCACCCGGAAACACCGCCGCAAACCTGACGGGCCGCAGGAATATCGCCGGGCCGAGCCCGGGGCCCCGCCGTCACGGATTCCCCCTACGCCGCCCATGCCCCGCGATGCGAGCGCCGGCTCCGGAAACGCGCGGCCGAAAATCCCCCGCGAGTGGGGTGTGAAGTAC from Streptomyces sp. NBC_01341 includes these protein-coding regions:
- the lnt gene encoding apolipoprotein N-acyltransferase, coding for MSATITTAEPPPAPVSRSRRLWPRLVRPAAAVLSGALLYASFPPRPLWWLVLPGFALLGWVLTARRPRAAFGLGLLTGLGFMLPLLHWTGEEVGPVPWLALAFAEALFIAAGCVGISAVSRLPCAPVWGAAVWTLDEALRARVPFGGFPWGKIAFGQADGAFLPLAALGGTPLLSFAVVLCGFGLLDAARQVRRYRATGTVPRAAVVAAAAAVAAPVAAALATLPLVNDSPEDGTATVAAIQGNVPRLGLDFNAQRRAVLDNHAARTEQLARDVKAGKVPQPDLVLWPENSSDLDPYRNPDARQVIDDAVRAIGAPTVVGTVVTPDTGPLRNTLIQWDPKSGPVATYDKRHIQPFGEYMPMRSFVRLFSKDVDRVQRDFGPGTKVGVFDLAGTKVGLVTCYEAAFDDAVRDTVEHGGRLIAVPSNNATFGRSEMTYQQLAMSQVRAVEHGRSVVVPVTSGVSAVIRPDGTIVKKTKMFTPDALVDEVPLRSSLTPATRMGTLPEGVLALLAVAGLGWAVVRSVRTRTARKDAPAGRENAGAAT
- a CDS encoding NUDIX hydrolase, which codes for MATPDFIRDIRATAGHQLLLLPGVTAVVFDDDGRVLLGRRSDTGNWSVVGGICEPGEEPAATAEREVYEETAVRCVAERVVLTQALKPVQYANGDRCQYLDVTFRCRAVGGEARVNDDESLEVAWFDVDALPPLNEFSLFRIKQSLTDGPTWFEPTPAA